GTATCTATCCTTACAACGGTTAGATTGAAAAATAATGCAACTAAAGGAGAACAAAAGTTTACTTTGGTTCCTGATAACGAAAGTGATATAAAATCTGGAAAAATTTCTGTAAATACGCCAATTGCTAAAGGTCTTTTGGGTAAAGCTGTTGGTGAAACTGCAGATATTGTATTACCAAATGGTAACAAGCTTTCTTTTGAAATTTTAGAAATTTCATTATAAAATAAATGTGGTATGTTGGTTTAATAATTGCTGAAAATTAAAATCAATATTAAAAAAATTATGAGCACTATTTTTTCTAAAATCATCAGCGGAGAAATCCCAAGTTATAAAATAGCAGAAGACGACAAGCATATTGCTTTTCTAGATGCAATGCCTTTGGTAAAAGGTCATACTTTGGTTGTTCCGAAAAAAGAAACCGATCTTATTTTTGATTTAGATTCTGATGATTATAAAGAGCTTTGGGCTTTCACCCAGGATATTGCAAAACAAATCAAAAAAGCTATTCCTTGTAAAAGAGTAGGTGTGGCTGTTGTTGGGTTGGAAGTGCCTCACGCTCATATTCATTTGATACCACTTAACAGTATGGATGAGCTTAATTTTAAAAATGTCAGGCTGGTTTTTACGCCAGAAGAGTACAAAGAAATTCAGGAATCCATAACAAAAGCATAAAAGAAGTCTTGAACTTCTTTTTTTAATTTTAGAACTTAAGAAAATTATGAATCCAAATCAGTGTTCATTTTGTGGAAGAAAAAAGGATGAAGTTCAAATCCTGATTTCTGGACAGAATGGCTTTATATGCGAAAATTGTATTGAACAAGCACATTCTATCGTAAAGGATAGTGTAAATAAAACTTCAGAATCTGCTTCTATGGCAGAATCTCTGGAAGAACTTAAAAAACCTAGAGAAATAAAAGCTTTCCTTGACGAGTATGTGATCGGTCAGGATCAAGCTAAAAAACAATTGTCGATTGCAGTTTATAATCACTACAAAAGATTATTACATGCGCAAGACGAAAACCGCGAGGTTGAGATTGAGAAATCGAACATCATAATGATTGGCGAAACTGGAACAGGAAAAACACTGTTGGCAAAAACGATTGCAAAACAACTGAATGTTCCTTTCTGTATCGTAGATGCAACAATTCTTACAGAAGCAGGTTATGTTGGGGAAGATGTAGAAAGTATTCTTTCCAGATTGTTGATGGTTGCAGATTATGATGTAGAAAAAGCTGAAAAAGGAATCGTTTTTATTGATGAGATTGATAAAATTGCCAGAAAATCTGATAATCCGAGTATCACAAGAGATGTCTCTGGAGAAGGTGTTCAGCAAGGTTTATTGAAATTGTTGGAAGGAAGTATTGTCAATGTTCCGCCTCAAGGTGGTCGTAAACACCCGGATCAGAAATATATCCAGGTTAATACTCAGAATATTTTGTTTATTGCTGGTGGTGCTTTTGACGGAATGAAAGAGATTATCGAGAGAAGGTTGAATAAACAAGCCATTGGTTTTTCTGCGGAAAAAATCAATAAAACAGAAGAAGACGATTATATCCTAAGTCAGATCAATGCGATCGATTTGAAGAGTTTTGGATTGATACCTGAACTTTTGGGGAGATTTCCAATCATTACTTATCTGGATAAATTAACAAAAGAGACACTTGTAAGAATTATGAAAGAACCAAAAAATTCGATTATCAATCAGTTTACAGAGTTGTTCAAAATGGATAATGTTGTTCTTGAATTTACAGATAATGCGATTGAAGAAATTGTGGAAGATACTATGAATAAAGGACTTGGAGCAAGAGGGCTGAGAGGGACAACCGAAAAGGTTTTGGAGGATTATATGTTTGATATTGAAAATAATCCAAGCGTTAAAATTGAGTCAATATTATAAAATCTTTAATTATTCACATATTTTTTTCAAGTATTTAAAAAATTAATATCTTTGCAGGAAGAACACACAAACACATACACACGATGATACGAAAATTATTTATTCTCCAACTAATACTTTTTAATAGTATTGCATTCTCGCAAGTACTTACTTATGTAGGTAATTCTGCATTAGTTACTGTACAAAGCCAGACTTTGGTTTACAACGGAGGAGGACTACAAACAGCCGGAAATGCTGTAGTTAATAACTCCGGAAATATTATGATTGTTAAAGATCCTTCTACGGCTGATATCTTTAATATTGCATCTACCTCAAGCTTGAATTTAAAATTTAATGGCGCTCAAAATTATGGGCAACTTTATATTAAAGATATTCCTCAAGGAAATATTACAGGTAAAGTAAACAAGGAATATCGGGCGGACGCTAATAGCGGAACTACTGCAAAACAACAGTTAGCTTTGCCATTTTTCAATTATACTATATCTGACTTAGTAGCTAATGTAACAAGTAGTCCTGGAAACACGGGAGGTAATTATTTGAATGTAACAAATGGAGCAAATACACCATCGGGACGTTTTAGCCCAAATTCCGTATTCAGATGGAATAATGCTAGAGCTAGATTTGATCAGATTGCTGCTGGTAGTGCTAACCTAGCAACGACTAATGTTGGAACTCCGTTAGATTATTATATTATACCAAGAAGAAATGCTTCTGGAACTGTAGTGTGGGATGCGGCATTATCATCTGCAGTGACTACATTTGCAGGGACGCCTGTCTCTGATGTTAGCGGAAACCAAACCTATTCATTTACTGGAGCTTCTAGCGGTATTAATTTTGGATATAATGGATCTGCTTCCAATTATTATACAGAGAAATATTATAGTTATTTAGATGATCCCTTTCGTTCAAAGACTGCAAATGCTGGTGGTTGGGCTGTAGATTATGCTAAAAACCTTTATCAGGTTTCAAATCCTTTCTTGACGAATATTGATCTTAGGTATATTGGACAGTCTGAAGCTGCAAATGCAGATGGTAATGCAATACCAAATTTGCTAGGAGTGGCGTATTATACTTCTGGATTAACCTGGACAAGGGCATCTGGAACAGGATATCCTACAGAAAATCCTACTGGTTCAGCTAATGGTACAGCCGGAAGAACTGTAGTTATGATTGCTAGTTCAGGAGTTTTTCAAGCTGGTGACGTTAGTGGTAGCCGTTTGATAATAAAACCTATGGGAGAATTCATGGTTAAACTTTCTGCAGACAATGGTAGCAGT
The genomic region above belongs to Epilithonimonas zeae and contains:
- the clpX gene encoding ATP-dependent Clp protease ATP-binding subunit ClpX, encoding MNPNQCSFCGRKKDEVQILISGQNGFICENCIEQAHSIVKDSVNKTSESASMAESLEELKKPREIKAFLDEYVIGQDQAKKQLSIAVYNHYKRLLHAQDENREVEIEKSNIIMIGETGTGKTLLAKTIAKQLNVPFCIVDATILTEAGYVGEDVESILSRLLMVADYDVEKAEKGIVFIDEIDKIARKSDNPSITRDVSGEGVQQGLLKLLEGSIVNVPPQGGRKHPDQKYIQVNTQNILFIAGGAFDGMKEIIERRLNKQAIGFSAEKINKTEEDDYILSQINAIDLKSFGLIPELLGRFPIITYLDKLTKETLVRIMKEPKNSIINQFTELFKMDNVVLEFTDNAIEEIVEDTMNKGLGARGLRGTTEKVLEDYMFDIENNPSVKIESIL
- a CDS encoding HIT family protein — protein: MSTIFSKIISGEIPSYKIAEDDKHIAFLDAMPLVKGHTLVVPKKETDLIFDLDSDDYKELWAFTQDIAKQIKKAIPCKRVGVAVVGLEVPHAHIHLIPLNSMDELNFKNVRLVFTPEEYKEIQESITKA